From one Acidibrevibacterium fodinaquatile genomic stretch:
- a CDS encoding CopD family protein, with translation MTPAEAAVALAQVAQICGMVSAFGSFVFRLTVLPGAALDGAARDGMAARLAGLARASLVLAVLAAAARLVLQAAVIAGAASVGDALAAVPDIVRFSRFGAMLVGEGGLMALALFAGRGARGGVFGATLLALAFVLAAGSLHGAAVPGWRGGALWAVASLHMLATALWLGGIWPLGLLLGRLSAAAAAPPVARFSALAMSAVAVLALTALAQASVLVGSMAALTAGSYGRLVMVKSLLFLLLLGLAARNRLLLLPALQGGHGEQALRLLRHSLRWSIGLAFLVLLAAGFLASLAPGSARTLSAGGGERGEEAAACGIVAGAPLGMPLHTDRKA, from the coding sequence ATGACACCGGCCGAAGCTGCGGTCGCCCTGGCGCAGGTCGCGCAAATCTGCGGCATGGTCTCGGCGTTCGGGAGTTTCGTCTTTCGTCTGACGGTTCTGCCGGGTGCGGCGCTGGACGGCGCGGCTAGGGATGGCATGGCGGCACGGCTCGCCGGCCTCGCCCGCGCGAGCCTGGTGCTCGCCGTGCTGGCGGCGGCAGCGCGGCTCGTGCTGCAAGCGGCGGTCATTGCCGGAGCGGCGAGCGTCGGTGACGCTCTCGCCGCGGTTCCCGATATCGTCCGCTTCAGCCGTTTCGGGGCGATGCTGGTGGGGGAGGGGGGGCTGATGGCGCTTGCCCTCTTTGCCGGGCGCGGGGCGCGCGGGGGGGTGTTCGGTGCGACGCTGCTCGCACTGGCTTTCGTGCTGGCCGCGGGCTCGCTCCATGGCGCGGCGGTGCCGGGTTGGCGGGGCGGTGCGCTGTGGGCGGTTGCGAGCCTGCATATGCTGGCAACCGCCCTCTGGCTCGGCGGGATCTGGCCGCTCGGGCTGCTTCTCGGGCGGCTGTCCGCGGCCGCCGCGGCGCCACCGGTCGCGCGGTTTTCCGCGCTCGCGATGAGTGCCGTTGCCGTCCTCGCGCTGACGGCGCTGGCGCAGGCGAGCGTTTTGGTCGGCAGTATGGCGGCGCTGACGGCGGGGTCTTACGGGCGCCTCGTGATGGTGAAATCGCTGCTGTTTCTGCTGCTGCTCGGGTTGGCCGCGCGCAACCGGCTGCTGCTGTTGCCGGCGCTCCAAGGCGGCCATGGCGAGCAGGCGCTGCGTCTGCTCCGCCACTCTCTGCGCTGGTCGATCGGGCTTGCGTTCCTGGTGCTGCTCGCCGCCGGTTTTCTTGCGAGTCTCGCGCCGGGCTCAGCGCGAACGCTGTCGGCAGGCGGCGGCGAACGCGGCGAAGAGGCGGCGGCTTGCGGCATTGTCGCCGGCGCGCCACTCGGGATGCCATTGCACACCGATCGCAAAGCCTGA
- a CDS encoding copper resistance CopC family protein, whose translation MSKKLILLALSLLLGAPAAFAHSYLRASEPANEAAVKTAPKEVVIDFTEEIAAHFSGITVEDSQGTRVDRGELHAENKDGTRFGIALKPLAPGVYTVHWHAVSADDGHKTSGSFRFTVLAP comes from the coding sequence ATGAGCAAGAAACTCATCCTCCTCGCCCTCTCGCTTTTGCTGGGCGCGCCCGCCGCTTTCGCCCATTCCTATCTCCGCGCGAGCGAGCCTGCGAATGAAGCCGCGGTAAAAACTGCACCGAAAGAAGTGGTGATCGATTTCACCGAAGAAATCGCCGCGCACTTTTCCGGCATCACGGTTGAGGACAGTCAGGGGACGCGGGTCGATAGGGGCGAACTCCACGCCGAAAACAAGGACGGCACGCGGTTTGGCATCGCCCTCAAGCCACTCGCGCCGGGTGTCTACACTGTCCATTGGCATGCGGTTTCCGCCGATGACGGGCATAAGACGTCGGGGAGTTTCCGTTTCACCGTTCTCGCGCCTTAA
- a CDS encoding carbohydrate porin, whose product MPPLRPSRAAPFAAALLWLLPGLATAFAQSATAPAAAGDTAWQSGYLFDFSTFGPSSGVGQAMANAGIYLNGGETGILASNVAGGAKQGSVFDNDFEVEVDLDMARIAGIPGAAMHIVVDDRVGGYYGKFSGSNTLTPQTFGPNEVMQFQEFDWDQSLFNDHVLLLIGRQSPVFDFNSLPVACDFVFTNACTNFTAFFVNDSAAIAPASTWGARISIHPTSETYLRAGIYEDDPYAYTQASNLTNNWGLGHASGSFVPVELGYKTDFSTDSYPRVYAIGGFYDDSPYPDPLFNGAGLPLPIYGGTARQDQGRESLYAMFQQMIWRPDLSETRRGLTVFGGTMFGSNQSEIRQYYQAGLSDQGPFASHPHDSVNFLVVYQVFNQRLVEDQTLLANLGGYPGRTNKGETDFELNYLWQIGAGVSLQPFVEYIINPDQIGFAVPNPRLANSTTLGMQFAIALPDSLGLPVFARKN is encoded by the coding sequence ATGCCCCCCTTGCGTCCGTCGCGTGCGGCCCCGTTCGCCGCCGCCTTGCTCTGGCTTCTGCCAGGGCTCGCCACCGCTTTTGCCCAGAGCGCCACCGCACCCGCCGCGGCTGGCGATACCGCCTGGCAAAGCGGCTATTTGTTTGATTTCAGTACCTTCGGCCCGTCGAGTGGCGTCGGTCAGGCGATGGCCAATGCCGGGATTTATCTCAATGGCGGCGAGACCGGCATCCTCGCCAGCAATGTCGCCGGCGGAGCCAAGCAAGGTTCGGTTTTCGACAATGATTTCGAGGTCGAGGTCGATCTCGACATGGCCCGCATCGCCGGCATTCCGGGAGCGGCAATGCACATCGTCGTCGATGATCGGGTCGGCGGCTATTACGGCAAGTTCAGCGGCTCAAACACGCTGACGCCGCAGACCTTCGGGCCGAACGAAGTGATGCAATTCCAGGAATTCGACTGGGACCAGTCGCTATTCAACGATCATGTCTTGTTGCTGATCGGTCGCCAGTCGCCAGTATTTGATTTTAACTCTTTGCCCGTCGCTTGCGATTTCGTTTTCACCAATGCGTGTACGAATTTTACCGCGTTTTTCGTCAACGACAGCGCCGCGATCGCGCCCGCCTCGACCTGGGGGGCGCGGATCTCGATTCACCCGACGTCGGAGACCTATCTCCGTGCTGGCATCTATGAAGATGATCCCTACGCCTACACCCAAGCCTCGAACCTTACCAATAACTGGGGGCTCGGCCATGCGAGTGGGAGCTTCGTTCCGGTTGAGCTCGGCTACAAAACCGATTTCTCGACCGATTCCTATCCGCGCGTTTACGCGATCGGCGGATTTTACGATGACAGCCCCTATCCCGATCCGCTGTTCAACGGCGCTGGCTTGCCGTTGCCGATTTACGGCGGCACCGCGCGGCAGGACCAGGGGCGGGAATCGCTCTATGCGATGTTCCAGCAGATGATCTGGCGGCCGGATCTCTCAGAGACCCGGCGCGGTCTCACCGTGTTTGGCGGCACGATGTTCGGCTCAAACCAGTCCGAAATCCGGCAATATTACCAGGCCGGGCTCTCGGATCAGGGGCCGTTCGCTTCGCATCCGCATGATTCGGTGAACTTCCTCGTGGTGTATCAGGTGTTCAACCAGCGCCTCGTTGAGGATCAGACCTTGCTTGCCAATCTCGGCGGCTATCCCGGCCGGACCAACAAAGGCGAAACCGATTTCGAACTGAACTATCTCTGGCAGATCGGCGCCGGCGTCTCCCTCCAGCCCTTCGTCGAATACATCATCAATCCCGATCAGATCGGCTTTGCCGTTCCCAATCCGCGTCTCGCCAACTCGACCACGCTCGGCATGCAATTCGCGATCGCGTTACCGGATTCTCTCGGCTTGCCGGTTTTCGCCCGCAAAAACTGA
- a CDS encoding substrate-binding domain-containing protein, whose amino-acid sequence MHRRAALGLIGLAGLGAALRPAFAQMHQKTLVMIADMVATPWSDLMAKGLRQGGQSYFLNTSLIGPESPEPSRQAALMQRLIDGKDAPVDAIALMPLATAELAPLVQAARDAGILVITLQGEAIATRSWDIEPVDPAAFGVRQMQALAHEMGGRGKYAVYVGTLAMPSHRLWADAAIAHQKANFPAMALAAPRFPDGLERAAASRITADVIEAFPDLGGILAFGENGAVGAGKIVAARGLAQQIAVVGMALPSQARELIMAGAIRRAFCWNPLEVGNAIAAVCGMIFTGHGLHTGVEIPGLGLADINLAHHLIHADRVIEIDRESLPGLIAAGL is encoded by the coding sequence ATGCATCGCCGCGCAGCACTCGGGCTGATCGGTCTCGCCGGCCTGGGCGCCGCCCTGCGCCCGGCGTTCGCGCAGATGCACCAGAAAACCCTGGTCATGATCGCCGACATGGTCGCAACCCCCTGGTCCGATCTGATGGCGAAAGGCTTGCGCCAGGGCGGCCAGAGCTATTTCCTCAACACCAGCCTGATCGGCCCCGAAAGCCCCGAGCCGTCGCGCCAAGCGGCGCTGATGCAACGCCTGATCGACGGCAAGGACGCGCCCGTTGACGCCATCGCCTTGATGCCGCTCGCGACCGCAGAACTCGCCCCACTCGTTCAGGCGGCGCGTGATGCCGGGATCCTGGTCATCACCTTGCAGGGCGAGGCGATCGCGACGCGGAGTTGGGATATCGAGCCGGTCGATCCCGCCGCCTTCGGGGTGCGACAGATGCAAGCGCTGGCACACGAAATGGGTGGGCGGGGCAAATACGCTGTCTATGTCGGCACACTCGCAATGCCCTCGCACCGGCTCTGGGCAGACGCCGCCATCGCCCATCAGAAAGCCAATTTCCCGGCGATGGCTTTGGCCGCGCCGCGCTTTCCTGATGGTCTCGAGCGCGCCGCCGCGAGCCGCATCACCGCAGACGTAATCGAGGCCTTCCCCGATCTCGGCGGGATTCTGGCCTTTGGCGAAAATGGCGCCGTTGGCGCGGGAAAAATCGTCGCCGCGCGCGGGCTTGCGCAGCAGATCGCGGTCGTCGGCATGGCGCTGCCCTCGCAAGCGCGCGAACTCATCATGGCTGGCGCGATCCGGCGCGCTTTCTGCTGGAATCCGCTCGAGGTCGGTAACGCCATCGCCGCGGTTTGCGGCATGATTTTCACCGGGCACGGCCTCCACACCGGCGTTGAGATCCCCGGCCTCGGCCTTGCCGATATCAACCTCGCGCATCACCTGATCCACGCCGACCGGGTGATCGAAATCGATCGGGAGAGCTTGCCCGGGCTGATCGCGGCGGGGCTTTAA
- the prfA gene encoding peptide chain release factor 1, protein MTLDPKLDRIEARADELRAALSAGLAGEEFGRASKELAELEPLVARIIELRDAERQAEEAEALRADPELAALAEAELAELRARIPRLLREIQIALLPRDEADERAAILEIRPAAGGDEAALFAAELFTTYQRYAEGRGWRFEILDYSTTELGGLREGIAEITGRSVFARLKYESGVHRVQRVPATENQGRIHTSTITVAVLPEAEEVDVALNEADLRIDVYRASGAGGQHVNKTESAVRITHLPSGIVVAMQDEKSQHKNRAKAMKILRARLYEQQRAQAHATRAADRRAQVGTGDRSERIRTYNFPQGRVTDHRINLTLHKIDRIMAGELDEIIDALAAEDQAARLAEA, encoded by the coding sequence TTGACCCTCGATCCAAAACTTGACCGCATCGAGGCGCGGGCCGACGAGCTGCGCGCGGCGCTGAGTGCCGGACTCGCAGGCGAAGAATTCGGCCGTGCGTCCAAGGAACTCGCCGAGCTGGAACCGCTGGTTGCGCGCATCATTGAGCTGCGCGATGCCGAACGGCAGGCCGAGGAGGCCGAGGCGTTGCGCGCCGATCCCGAACTCGCCGCCCTTGCCGAGGCTGAACTCGCCGAACTGCGCGCCCGCATCCCGCGCCTTCTGCGCGAAATCCAGATCGCGCTGCTGCCGCGCGACGAAGCTGACGAGCGCGCCGCCATCCTCGAAATCCGCCCCGCCGCCGGCGGTGACGAGGCGGCGCTGTTTGCCGCCGAGCTTTTCACCACCTATCAGCGCTATGCCGAAGGGCGAGGCTGGCGCTTCGAGATTCTTGATTACAGCACGACTGAACTCGGCGGTCTTCGCGAAGGGATCGCCGAGATCACCGGCCGCTCGGTGTTTGCGCGCCTGAAATACGAATCCGGCGTCCATCGCGTCCAGCGCGTGCCGGCGACCGAGAACCAGGGGCGCATCCATACCTCGACCATCACCGTCGCCGTGCTGCCCGAGGCGGAAGAGGTCGATGTCGCGCTCAACGAGGCCGATCTTCGCATCGATGTCTATCGCGCTTCCGGCGCCGGCGGCCAACACGTCAACAAAACCGAAAGCGCCGTCCGCATCACCCATTTGCCGAGCGGCATCGTGGTCGCGATGCAGGATGAAAAAAGCCAGCACAAGAACCGCGCCAAGGCGATGAAAATCCTCCGCGCCCGGCTTTACGAGCAGCAGCGCGCGCAAGCGCACGCGACCCGCGCCGCCGATCGCCGCGCCCAGGTCGGCACCGGCGATCGCAGCGAGCGCATCCGCACCTATAATTTTCCGCAAGGCCGCGTCACCGACCATCGCATCAATCTCACGCTGCATAAAATCGATCGGATCATGGCCGGTGAGTTGGACGAGATCATCGACGCGCTCGCCGCCGAGGATCAAGCGGCGCGGCTGGCGGAGGCGTAA
- the hisS gene encoding histidine--tRNA ligase — protein sequence MPPVQPPRGTHDLIGEEQRRHRFVTDTAREVAARYGFEEWATPIFEKTEVFARTLGETSDVVTKEMYTFPDRGGDSLTLRPEGTAGVCRALASNGLTQTLPQRVFYAGPMFRYERPQKGRFRQFHQIGVELLGPTHAIADAEVIACGYDILRALGIADDVRLEINTLGDDESRRAHRAALITYMRDFAHRLSDDSRIRLEKNPLRILDSKDPVDQAIVAQAPKITDYLTGYAREYYDNVKVALSECDVAFIENPRIVRGLDYYSHTAFEFVTVRLGAQGTVLAGGRYQDLLNQLGGGMSGGVGFAAGIERLAMLLHEERIPKPPRHVSVISPLNTEGPLSESSRLALKITERLRRDNIAVDYSYWSLKRALKRAADADVHVAVILGSEEVAQGAIVVRDLRRREQTTHDEIEDVVTQVKKLLAGGA from the coding sequence ATGCCGCCCGTCCAGCCGCCGCGCGGCACCCATGATCTGATCGGGGAAGAACAGCGCCGGCACCGGTTCGTGACGGATACCGCGCGCGAGGTTGCCGCGCGTTACGGGTTCGAGGAGTGGGCGACGCCGATTTTCGAGAAAACCGAGGTCTTCGCCCGCACCCTCGGTGAGACCTCCGACGTCGTCACCAAGGAGATGTACACGTTTCCCGATCGCGGCGGCGATTCTCTTACCCTTCGCCCCGAGGGCACCGCCGGGGTGTGCCGGGCGCTGGCCTCGAACGGCCTGACCCAGACCCTGCCGCAGCGCGTCTTCTATGCCGGGCCGATGTTCCGCTATGAGCGGCCACAGAAGGGGCGGTTTCGCCAGTTTCATCAGATCGGCGTGGAATTGTTAGGGCCGACCCATGCGATCGCTGATGCCGAAGTGATCGCCTGCGGCTATGATATTCTGCGAGCCCTCGGGATTGCCGATGACGTGCGGCTCGAGATCAACACACTCGGCGATGATGAGAGCCGGCGGGCACATCGTGCTGCGTTGATCACGTATATGCGTGATTTTGCTCACAGGCTTTCCGACGATAGCCGGATACGTCTGGAAAAAAATCCGCTCCGTATCCTCGATAGCAAAGATCCGGTCGATCAGGCGATCGTTGCGCAAGCGCCGAAAATTACGGATTATCTCACCGGCTACGCACGGGAATACTATGACAACGTCAAAGTCGCTTTGTCGGAGTGCGACGTCGCCTTTATCGAAAATCCGCGCATCGTGCGTGGTCTCGACTACTATAGCCATACCGCTTTCGAGTTCGTGACCGTGCGTCTCGGCGCCCAAGGCACCGTCCTTGCGGGCGGCCGCTATCAGGATCTGCTGAACCAGCTCGGCGGCGGCATGAGCGGCGGGGTCGGCTTCGCGGCAGGAATTGAGCGGTTAGCGATGCTGCTCCATGAAGAGAGAATACCCAAACCGCCACGGCATGTTTCCGTCATTTCACCGCTCAATACCGAAGGCCCGTTGTCCGAAAGCTCAAGGCTTGCCTTGAAAATCACGGAGAGATTGCGTCGTGACAACATTGCTGTCGACTATTCCTACTGGTCCCTCAAGCGCGCGTTGAAGCGAGCTGCCGACGCTGATGTTCATGTCGCGGTCATTCTCGGCAGTGAGGAAGTTGCGCAGGGGGCAATCGTCGTCCGCGATCTTCGCCGGCGCGAGCAAACCACGCATGACGAGATCGAAGACGTCGTCACCCAGGTGAAAAAACTGCTCGCAGGCGGCGCTTGA
- the ispG gene encoding flavodoxin-dependent (E)-4-hydroxy-3-methylbut-2-enyl-diphosphate synthase — MSYRAYQQITRRRSRQIHVGPVAVGGDAPISVQTMTNTPTTDVAATVAQIQRAERAGVDIVRVSCPDAESTAALAAIVRAVSVPIVADIHFHYKRAIEAAQAGAACLRINPGNIGSAERVRDVIKAARDHGCSMRIGVNAGSLERHLLEKYGEPNPEALVESALEHAKILEDHDFHEFKISVKASDVFLAVAAYQQLAEICDHPLHIGITEAGGRRTGTVKSAIGLGSLLWAGIGDTVRVSLSAEPEEEVLVGWEILKSLGLRHRGVRVISCPSCARQGFNVIETVAKLEERLAHIETPLTLSIIGCVVNGPGEALMTDLGVTGGGNGRHMVYHAGKTDHTIAAEGMIDHIVDLVEAKAAELAQAPKQAAE, encoded by the coding sequence ATGAGCTATCGAGCCTATCAGCAAATCACCCGCCGCCGTTCGCGCCAGATCCATGTCGGCCCGGTCGCGGTCGGCGGTGACGCGCCGATCAGCGTCCAGACCATGACCAACACGCCGACCACCGATGTCGCGGCGACCGTCGCGCAAATCCAGCGCGCCGAGCGCGCCGGCGTCGATATCGTGCGGGTCTCCTGCCCCGACGCCGAAAGCACGGCGGCGCTGGCCGCCATCGTGCGTGCCGTCTCGGTGCCGATCGTCGCCGATATCCATTTCCACTACAAGCGCGCCATCGAGGCGGCGCAAGCGGGTGCCGCGTGTCTCCGCATCAATCCCGGCAATATCGGCAGCGCCGAGCGGGTGCGGGACGTGATCAAGGCGGCGCGCGATCATGGCTGCTCGATGCGGATCGGCGTCAATGCCGGCTCGCTGGAGCGCCATCTGCTCGAGAAATACGGCGAGCCCAACCCCGAGGCGCTGGTGGAAAGCGCGCTCGAACACGCGAAAATTCTCGAGGACCACGATTTCCACGAGTTCAAGATCAGCGTCAAAGCTTCTGACGTCTTTCTTGCCGTCGCCGCCTATCAGCAGCTCGCCGAAATCTGCGACCATCCGCTCCATATCGGCATCACCGAGGCCGGCGGGCGCCGCACCGGGACGGTAAAATCGGCGATCGGGCTCGGAAGCCTGCTCTGGGCCGGGATCGGCGATACCGTCCGCGTCTCGCTCTCGGCTGAGCCCGAAGAAGAGGTGCTGGTCGGCTGGGAAATCCTGAAATCGCTGGGGCTGCGCCATCGCGGCGTGCGGGTGATCTCGTGCCCCTCCTGCGCTCGCCAAGGGTTCAACGTCATCGAGACGGTGGCGAAGCTCGAGGAGCGCCTTGCCCATATCGAAACCCCGCTCACGCTTTCGATCATCGGCTGCGTCGTCAACGGGCCGGGGGAAGCGCTGATGACCGATCTCGGCGTCACCGGCGGCGGCAATGGCCGGCACATGGTCTATCACGCCGGCAAGACCGACCACACCATCGCCGCCGAGGGCATGATCGATCACATCGTCGATCTGGTCGAAGCCAAGGCCGCCGAACTGGCGCAAGCGCCGAAGCAGGCGGCGGAATAA
- a CDS encoding helix-turn-helix domain-containing protein translates to MTLPESDAMTVMERSSPGVGSRLAAARERMGWALPDVAATLRIREPHLRAIETGHVADLPAPAYAIGFVRSYATLLGLDPDEMARRYRAELGGEHRNTDLQFPAPVPERGVPAGAVVLLGAVIAIGAYVGWYRLSGERPAPEPIAAAPDRLITPAVVPPAPPTASGGKTAMAGAPEIAASQPPMTSLGTSQGASQGTSQAPPAGTSAGTAAAASPAPPVSAATPAPAIAPAPPTPAPPARMAAAPDAAPTNNAPVAEDTAAAGAPAVTAPAAPASVAGGTPMAAAEDTHILVRARADSWVEVRDRKGHVLLSRILHSGETWPVPNQPEGAPQLLLTTGNAGGTEIVVDGRPAPPLGAAGKVRRDVPLGVAPVSDGAPAAANSGAHSSSPAQ, encoded by the coding sequence ATGACCCTTCCCGAGAGTGACGCGATGACCGTGATGGAGCGTTCTTCGCCCGGCGTTGGGTCGCGCTTGGCGGCGGCGCGTGAGCGCATGGGCTGGGCGCTACCCGATGTCGCGGCGACACTTCGCATTCGCGAGCCGCATTTGCGGGCGATCGAGACCGGCCACGTTGCCGACCTGCCGGCACCGGCCTATGCGATCGGTTTCGTCCGCAGCTACGCAACGCTGCTCGGCCTCGATCCGGATGAGATGGCGCGGCGCTATCGCGCTGAACTTGGTGGCGAGCATCGCAACACCGATTTGCAATTCCCCGCCCCGGTGCCCGAACGCGGGGTGCCGGCCGGCGCGGTGGTGCTGCTCGGCGCGGTCATCGCGATCGGTGCCTATGTCGGGTGGTACCGGCTTTCCGGCGAGCGGCCGGCGCCCGAACCCATCGCTGCCGCCCCCGATCGGCTGATCACGCCCGCGGTGGTGCCGCCGGCGCCGCCGACGGCGAGTGGCGGCAAAACCGCGATGGCCGGCGCCCCGGAGATCGCCGCGAGCCAACCTCCGATGACGTCCCTTGGGACGTCCCAAGGCGCGTCTCAAGGGACATCCCAGGCGCCGCCCGCGGGAACATCCGCGGGGACGGCAGCGGCCGCCTCACCCGCCCCGCCGGTGAGCGCCGCCACGCCGGCGCCCGCGATCGCACCCGCGCCGCCAACGCCCGCGCCGCCTGCGCGGATGGCGGCAGCGCCCGATGCCGCGCCCACCAATAATGCGCCGGTCGCCGAGGACACGGCGGCGGCAGGCGCGCCGGCCGTGACAGCGCCCGCCGCGCCGGCCAGTGTCGCGGGCGGGACACCGATGGCCGCGGCGGAGGACACTCATATTCTCGTTCGGGCCCGTGCCGATTCCTGGGTTGAGGTGCGTGATCGTAAGGGCCACGTCCTTCTGAGCCGCATCCTCCACAGCGGCGAGACCTGGCCGGTGCCGAACCAGCCCGAGGGCGCGCCGCAATTGCTGCTTACCACCGGCAATGCCGGCGGCACCGAAATCGTCGTCGATGGCAGGCCGGCGCCGCCTTTGGGCGCGGCAGGTAAGGTGCGGCGGGATGTTCCGCTCGGTGTGGCGCCGGTGTCGGACGGCGCGCCGGCGGCGGCGAATTCCGGCGCGCACTCTTCCAGCCCGGCGCAATAA
- a CDS encoding putative PEP-binding protein, with translation MTTGAMSRRLLARLRDLMARSAAPLSELAAVIAAEMVSEVCSIYALRPGEVLELVATHGLRPEAVGRTRLRIGEGLVGLSAATGDTLNLPDAQNHPAFAYRPETGEEPFAALLAVPVRRAGRMLGVIVVQNRAARLYAEDEAETLETVAMLLAEPLAAMAANEPGGEDLATTLPRHFVGTTLVAGLAIGPVVVHGLRPAPTRLLADDPAREQARLAQAVARMRHGIDQLIAASGELPAAATTRDVLEAYRLVAEDAGWLRRVAGRVAAGLSAEAAVERAASEVRERMRRINDPYLRERVADIEDLAERLLAALEAGAPPPPVPPGAILLARRLGPAHLLDWHGRGIAGVVVEEASAAGHAAIIARALALPMLGGVRDAVAAATAGDLAILDGDEGQLILRPPEDLQRAYLRAARERAARALAWADLAQAPARSRDGTPFRLMINAGLAQELAALDRVGAEGIGLFRTEIAMLARGRLLDVAEQAALYARVLDAAAGRPVLFRTLDLGGDKLLPDADAVGGENPAMGWRSLRVGLDRPALLRRQLRALLLAAGGRPLSVMFPMVATVAEFVAAKALLLAERERVRPPPARLSIGSMIEVPALLWQIDSLLEAADFVSVGSNDLMQFLFAADRGAPALAGRYDILSPPVLTLLESLARRAAAARVPLSLCGEAAGEPLVALVLAVLEITTLSMNAAAVLPVKAALAAADFPAFRAVLETLRRQAGDVASLRGPLDAWAREHDVPI, from the coding sequence GTGACCACCGGCGCCATGAGCCGGCGCCTGCTCGCGCGGCTCCGCGACCTGATGGCGCGCAGTGCGGCGCCGCTCTCCGAACTCGCCGCCGTCATCGCCGCCGAAATGGTGAGCGAGGTGTGTTCGATCTACGCCCTGCGGCCGGGCGAGGTGCTGGAACTCGTGGCAACGCACGGGTTGCGCCCCGAGGCGGTGGGACGCACTCGGCTCCGGATCGGCGAAGGGTTGGTCGGGTTGTCGGCGGCGACCGGCGATACCCTCAATCTTCCCGATGCGCAGAACCATCCCGCCTTCGCCTATCGCCCGGAAACCGGTGAGGAGCCTTTCGCCGCGTTGCTCGCGGTGCCGGTGCGGCGGGCCGGCAGGATGCTCGGCGTCATCGTGGTGCAGAACCGCGCAGCCCGGCTTTATGCCGAGGATGAGGCGGAGACCTTGGAAACCGTTGCCATGCTGCTCGCCGAGCCGCTTGCCGCGATGGCCGCGAACGAGCCCGGCGGCGAGGATTTGGCAACCACCCTGCCGCGGCACTTTGTCGGCACGACCCTGGTCGCTGGCCTCGCGATCGGGCCGGTGGTGGTGCATGGGCTACGCCCGGCGCCGACGCGGCTGCTCGCCGACGATCCGGCGCGAGAGCAGGCGCGGCTTGCGCAAGCGGTCGCGCGGATGCGCCACGGGATCGATCAGTTGATCGCGGCCTCAGGCGAGCTGCCAGCCGCGGCGACGACGCGCGACGTCCTCGAGGCCTATCGGCTGGTCGCCGAGGACGCTGGCTGGCTGCGACGGGTTGCCGGGCGCGTTGCTGCCGGGCTTTCGGCGGAAGCGGCGGTTGAGCGGGCGGCGAGCGAGGTGCGCGAACGCATGCGCCGCATCAATGATCCCTATCTGCGCGAACGCGTCGCCGATATCGAGGATCTCGCCGAGCGGCTGCTTGCCGCCCTCGAGGCGGGCGCGCCGCCGCCGCCGGTGCCGCCGGGGGCGATTTTGCTCGCGCGGCGGCTGGGGCCGGCGCATCTGCTCGATTGGCACGGGCGCGGCATTGCCGGGGTGGTGGTCGAGGAAGCGAGTGCTGCCGGCCACGCGGCGATCATCGCCCGTGCCCTCGCCCTTCCCATGCTCGGCGGCGTGCGGGACGCGGTGGCGGCGGCCACGGCGGGTGATCTTGCGATCCTCGATGGCGACGAGGGACAACTGATCCTGCGCCCGCCGGAGGATTTGCAACGCGCGTATTTGCGGGCAGCGCGCGAGCGGGCGGCGCGTGCCCTCGCCTGGGCCGATCTCGCGCAGGCGCCGGCGCGGAGCCGCGATGGAACTCCCTTCCGGCTGATGATCAATGCCGGTCTCGCGCAGGAATTGGCGGCGCTCGATCGGGTCGGCGCCGAGGGGATCGGTCTCTTTCGCACCGAAATCGCTATGCTGGCGCGCGGCCGCTTGCTCGATGTCGCCGAGCAGGCGGCACTTTATGCTCGGGTGCTGGATGCGGCGGCGGGGCGGCCGGTGCTGTTTCGCACCCTCGATCTCGGCGGCGATAAGCTGCTGCCGGACGCTGACGCGGTGGGGGGGGAAAACCCGGCGATGGGTTGGCGCTCGCTCCGCGTTGGCCTCGATCGCCCGGCTTTGCTGCGGCGGCAATTGCGGGCCCTGTTGCTCGCCGCCGGCGGGCGGCCGCTTTCGGTGATGTTTCCGATGGTCGCGACCGTCGCCGAGTTCGTTGCCGCCAAGGCACTTTTGCTCGCCGAGCGCGAGCGGGTGCGCCCGCCGCCGGCGCGGCTTTCGATCGGCAGCATGATCGAGGTGCCGGCGCTGCTCTGGCAGATCGACAGCCTTTTGGAGGCGGCGGATTTCGTCTCCGTCGGCTCGAACGATCTGATGCAGTTCTTGTTCGCCGCCGATCGCGGCGCGCCAGCCCTGGCGGGACGTTATGATATTCTCTCGCCCCCGGTTTTGACCCTCCTCGAATCGCTCGCGCGCCGTGCGGCTGCCGCGCGGGTGCCGCTCTCGCTCTGCGGCGAGGCCGCCGGCGAGCCGCTGGTGGCGCTCGTCCTCGCGGTCCTTGAGATCACCACGCTCTCGATGAACGCTGCCGCGGTCCTGCCGGTGAAGGCGGCGCTGGCGGCGGCGGATTTTCCGGCATTCCGCGCCGTCCTCGAGACGCTGCGCCGCCAGGCCGGGGATGTTGCTAGTCTACGCGGCCCGCTCGATGCGTGGGCGCGCGAGCATGATGTGCCGATCTGA